The following are encoded in a window of Amaranthus tricolor cultivar Red isolate AtriRed21 chromosome 2, ASM2621246v1, whole genome shotgun sequence genomic DNA:
- the LOC130806034 gene encoding long chain acyl-CoA synthetase 8, with product MADTKGSSSSSQMLEKLANCEHLQLLKSQCPYSVTGTVAIAVIIPLLLSILWVGRKKVKQRGVPVHVGGEEGLTMRNGKFKELVEVPWEGASTVAALFEQACKKHGNHPFLGTRKLVDKEFIQASDGRKFEKVHLGEYQWETYGKVFNRACNFAAGLVKLGHDIDTRVAIFSETRAEWFIALQGCLRQSITVVTIYASLGEDALIHSLNETQVSTLICDSKQFKKAASILSKLETIKNIIYFEEDGESNDFGISGDMGNVEAASFHDVEKLGKDNPSDPRLPEKDDIAVVMYTSGSTGLPKGVMMTHGNIVATAAAVITVVPGLGRDDVYLAYLPLAHVLELEAETVMLAAGAAIGYGTTLTLTDTSNKIKKGTKGDVSVLQPTLMAAVPAIIDRVRDGVLKKVEEKGGFVKKLFNVAYKRRLAAVEGSWFGAWGPEKFLWDVMVFKKIQSVLGGRIRFMLCGGAPLSGESQRFINICMGAPIGQGYGLTETCAGAAFTEWDDVTVGRVGPPLPCCYIKLVSWEEGGYTTLDKPMPRGEIVIGGQSVTVGYFRNEDKTKEVYKVDERGMRWFYTGDIGQFHADGCLEIIDRKKDIVKLQHGEYISLGKVEAALMSSNYVDNIMLYADPFHSYCVALVVPSHSELQKWAQESGIQYTSLTELCDKPEVIKEVQASLSKIGKVAKLDKFEIPAKIKLIPDPWTPESGLVTAALKLKREQLKAKFKDELNKLYA from the exons ATGGCAGATACAAAGGGAAGTTCTTCAAGCTCACAGATGCTGGAGAAGTTAGCTAATTGTGAGCATTTACAGTTATTGAAAAGTCAATGCCCTTATAGCGTTACTGGAACAGTGGCAATTGCTGTGATAATACCTCTATTGCTTTCGATCTTATGGGTGGGCAGGAAGAAAGTTAAGCAAAGAGGAGTTCCGGTGCATGTTGGCGGTGAAGAAGGTTTGACTATGCGCAATGGGAAATTTAAGGAGTTGGTAGAGGTTCCTTGGGAAGGGGCCTCAACTGTGGCCGCTCTCTTTGAGCAAGCTTGTAAGAAACATGGAAATCATCCTTTTCTTGGAACTAGGAAACTAGTAGATAAAGAGTTTATACAAGCCAGTGATGGAAGGAAGTTTGAAAAGGTGCATTTAGGTGAATACCAATGGGAAACATATGGGAAGGTTTTCAATCGTGCTTGCAATTTTGCTGCTGGACTTGTCAAACTAGGTCATGATATCGATACACGTGTGGCTATTTTCTCTGAAACAAGGGCCGAGTGGTTTATTGCATTGCAG GGATGCTTGCGACAGAGTATTACAGTTGTCACCATCTATGCCTCTTTAGGTGAGGATGCATTGATCCACTCCCTTAATGAG ACTCAAGTGTCGACCTTGATATGTGATTCGAAGCAATTCAAGAAGGCAGCTTCTATACTTTCAAAATtggaaacaattaaaaatatcatcTATTTTGAGGAAGATGGAGAGTCAAATGATTTTGGCATCTCTGGTGATATGGGTAACGTAGAAGCAGCATCTTTTCATGATGTTGAAAAACTTGGAAAGGATAACCCTTCGGATCCTAGACTACCAGAGAAGGATGATATTGCTGTTGTTATGTATACAAGTGGAAGCACAGGGTTGCCTAAG GGAGTTATGATGACTCATGGAAACATAGTAGCTACTGCAGCAGCTGTCATTACTGTGGTGCCTGGTCTTGGAAGGGATGATGTCTACTTAGCATATCTGCCTCTAGCTCATGTTTTGGAATTGGAAGCTGAG ACTGTGATGTTAGCTGCAGGTGCTGCAATTGGCTATGGCACAACATTGACATTAACTGATacatcaaacaaaataaagaaagGAACCAAGGGTGATGTGTCTGTATTGCAGCCCACCCTCATGGCAGCAGTGCCAGCCATTATAGACCGTGTTCGTGATGGGGTTCTCAAAAAG GTTGAAGAGAAGGGGGGTTTTGTTAAAAAGCTTTTCAATGTTGCCTATAAACGTCGATTGGCTGCTGTAGAAGGAAGTTGGTTTGGTGCTTGGGGCCCGGAGAAATTTTTGTGGGATGTGatggtttttaaaaaaattcaatctgTTCTTGGTGGACGTATTCGTTTTATGTTGTGTGGTGGAGCTCCATTATCCGGAGAGTCGCAGCGTTTTATCAACATTTGCATGGG GGCTCCGATTGGACAAGGATACGGTTTGACAGAGACCTGTGCTGGTGCAGCTTTCACCGAGTGGGATGACGTTACTGTTGGCCGTGTTGGTCCTCCTCTTCCTTGTTGCTACATTAAG CTTGTTTCCTGGGAAGAAGGTGGATATACAACATTAGACAAACCAATGCCAAGAGGCGAGATTGTTATTGGTGGACAGAGTGTGACAGTTGGTTATTTCAGAAATGAAGATAAAACTAAAGAAGTCTACAAG GTTGATGAAAGAGGGATGCGCTGGTTTTACACAGGTGATATTGGGCAATTTCATGCAGATGGATGCCTTGAAATCATTGATAGAAAGAAAGATATTGTAAAGCTTCAACATGGAGAATATATCTCTCTAGGCAAG GTTGAAGCAGCCCTGATGTCGAGTAATTATGTAGACAATATTATGTTATATGCAGACCCATTCCATAGTTATTGTGTAGCTCTTGTTGTTCCTTCCCATTCAGAACTACAGAAATGGGCACAAGAATCTGGCATTCAGTACACAAGTTTGACTGAGCTGTGCGACAAACCTGAAGTAATTAAGGAAGTCCAAGCATCTCTGTCAAAG ATCGGAAAGGTTGCAAAGCTGGACAAGTTCGAAATTCCtgcaaaaattaaattgataccAGATCCATGGACACCCGAGTCAGGACTAGTCACAGCTGCCCTTAAGTTGAAGAGGGAGCAGCTTAAAGCCAAGTTCAAGGATGAGCTCAATAAATTATACGCATAA